From the Cucurbita pepo subsp. pepo cultivar mu-cu-16 chromosome LG05, ASM280686v2, whole genome shotgun sequence genome, one window contains:
- the LOC111794864 gene encoding 60S ribosomal protein L10a-like: MSKLQSEALREAISSIFGDSTEKKRNFTETIELQIGLKNYDPQKDKRFSGSVKLPHIPRPKMKLCMLGDALHVEEAEKIGMDYMDVEGLKKLNKNKKLVKKLAKKYHAFLASEAVIKQIPRLLGPGLNKAGKFPTLVTHQESLESKVNETKAMVKFQLKKVLCMGVAVGNVAMEEKQVFQNVQMSVNFLVSLLKKNWQNVRCLYLKSTMGKAYRVF, from the exons ATGAG CAAACTTCAGAGTGAAGCGTTGAGAGAAGCCATTTCATCTATCTTTGGTGATAGCACTGAAAAGAAGCGCAACTTTACTGAGACTATTGAACTTCAGATTGGACTGAAGAACTATGATCCTCAGAAGGACAAGCGTTTCAGTGGATCAGTGAAGTTGCCCCATATCCCTCGCCCTAAGATGAAGCTTTGCATGCTTGGAGATGCTTTGCACGTTGAAGAG GCAGAGAAGATTGGTATGGATTATATGGATGTGGAAGGTTTGAAGAAGctaaacaagaacaagaagttGGTGAAGAAACTTGCCAAGAAATATCATGCCTTTTTGGCATCTGAAGCTGTTATCAAGCAAATTCCCCGTCTTCTGGGCCCTGGGCTCAACAAGGCAG GTAAGTTCCCTACCCTGGTTACTCACCAAGAATCCCTCGAGTCGAAAGTCAACGAGACAAAGGCAATGGTTAAATTTCAGCTAAAAAAGGTTCTTTGCATGGGTGTTGCCGTCGGTAACGTCGCCATGGAGGAGAAGCAAGTTTTCCAGAACGTTCAAATGAGTGTCAATTTCCTTGTTTCCTTGTTGAAAAAGAATTGGCAAAAC GTGAGGTGCTTGTACCTGAAGAGTACTATGGGAAAGGCATATCGAGTCTTCTGA